The following coding sequences are from one Sylvia atricapilla isolate bSylAtr1 chromosome 23, bSylAtr1.pri, whole genome shotgun sequence window:
- the SPA17 gene encoding sperm surface protein Sp17: protein MSIAYSNTNMRVPAGFRNLLGGLAREVLREQPANVVAFAAQYFQKLLEQREAGGTDPVAWGAMLEDDRLTWPPSQVGCPPLQAPPENLRCQNLH from the exons ATGTCCATCGCCTACTCCAACACCAACATGAGGGTGCCGGCCGGCTTCCGGAACCTGCTGGGGGGGCTGGCGCGGGAAGTGCTGCGGGAGCAGCCCGCCAACGTGGTGGCCTTTGCTGCTCAGTACTTCcaaaagctgctggagcagagagagg ctggtGGCACTGACCCGGTGGCGTGGGGAGCAATGCTGGAGGACGACCGTCTCACCTGGCCCCCTTCCCAGGTAGGCTGCCCTCCACTCCAGGCCCCTCCAGAGAATCTGAGGTGCCAAAATCTGCATTGA
- the NRGN gene encoding neurogranin: MDCCNEGACTKLDEDILDIPLDDPDANAAAAKIQASFRGHMTRKKIKGGEIDRKTKDAECANSTRGGDLRNGD, encoded by the exons ATGGACTGCTGCAAT GAGGGAGCCTGCACAAAGCTGGACGAGGACATCCTGGACATCCCTTTGGACGATCCTGATGCCAACGCAGCAGCTGCCAAGATCCAGGCTAGTTTCCGTGGCCATATGACCCGCAAGAAGATCAAAGGGGGTGAGATTGATCGGAAAACCAAGGACGCCGAGTGCGCCAACAGCACCCGCGGCGGCGACCTCCGCAACGGCGACTAG
- the ESAM gene encoding endothelial cell-selective adhesion molecule isoform X2, whose protein sequence is MGALRRAALALAALLGVSLAGLEVHVGTRLVFSVEGQQAVLPAWYDSHSRNEPYVTWFLNKNAASFQILAYLSKVVKVAETDLKPRMGFVYPMPNHNISIFINATREQDSGQYMCSVNVVDETVRSDENVGIINLTVLVPPAAPTCQLHGNAVLGANVTLSCSSKKGKPSPVYQWQREPPTLQVFFPPAQDRTKGTLKLTNLSLEMSGVYVCRAENQAGSKNCSIVLEVHSTSTKAVIAGAVLGSLGALATIIFFAQKVVGYRRKKRDSQEEGANEIKEDAVAPKTPSWARRPASDTMSKTSTLSSIAGTRQTYGARAPSDTASILTTTGSYRGPPPRGGGRPPNLSPPAVNGTPRRRQDPAAAPVGSLPPSSLARAGAVPVMVPAQSRAGSLV, encoded by the exons aTGGGCGCGCTGCGGCGGGCGGCGCTGGCGCTGGCGGCGCTGCTGG GTGTTTccttggctgggctggaggtgcACGTGGGGACGAGGTTGGTGTTCTCCGTGGAGGGGCAGCAGGCGGTGCTGCCAGCCTGGTACGACAGCCACTCCCGGAACGAGCCCTACGTCACCTGGTTTCTGAACAAGAATGCTGCTTCCTTCCAG atCCTGGCATACCTGAGCAAGGTGGTGAAGGTGGCAGAGACGGATCTGAAGCCCCGCATGGGGTTCGTGTACCCTATGCCCAATCACAACATCTCGATATTCATCAACGCCACCCGGGAGCAAGACTCGGGTCAGTACATGTGCTCTGTCAACGTGGTGGATGAGACCGTCAGGTCGGACGAGAACGTTGGCATCATCAACCTCACCGTCCTGG TGCCACCGGCCGCCCCCACCTGCCAACTGCACGGCAACGCCGTCCTGGGGGCCAACGtcaccctgagctgctcctccaagAAGGGGAAGCCCTCGCCCGTGTACCAGTGGCAGCGCGAGCCGCCCACCCTGCAGGTCTTctttcctcctgcccagg ACCGCACCAAAGGCACCCTCAAGCTGACCAACCTCTCCCTAGAAATGTCAGGGGTCTACGTCTGCAGGGCTGAAAACCAAGCAGGCTCTAAGAACTGCAGCATTGTCCTGGAGGTACACTCAA CAAGCACCAAAGCAGTCATTGCCGGCGCCGTGCTGGGCTCCCTGGGTGCCCTTGCCACCATCATCTTCTTTGCCCAGAAGGTTGTCGGCTACAGGAGGAAAAAACGTGACAGCCAGGAGGAGGGAGCCAATGAGATCAA GGAAGATGCCGTGGCGCCCAAAACCCCATCATGGGCAAGGAGGCCAGCTTCAGACACCATGTCCAAAACCAGCACCCTATCCTCCATCGCGGGCACCCGGCAAACCTACGGAGCCAGAGCCCCCTCCGACACCGCCTCCATCCTCACCACCACCGGCAGCTACCGGGGACCCCCGCCCCGGGGAGGGGGGCGGCCCCCCAACCTCTCACCCCCTGCCGTTAACGGGACCCCCCGGCGCCGCCAGGATCCAGCCGCCGCTCCCGTGGGGTCGTTGcccccctccagcctggcacgAGCAGGTGCCGTTCCTGTCATGGTGCCAGCGCAGAGCCGAGCTGGCTCCTTGGTGTGA
- the ESAM gene encoding endothelial cell-selective adhesion molecule isoform X1 yields the protein MVTGERPEGLWINGMNRAGQGRDFGRASGVSLAGLEVHVGTRLVFSVEGQQAVLPAWYDSHSRNEPYVTWFLNKNAASFQILAYLSKVVKVAETDLKPRMGFVYPMPNHNISIFINATREQDSGQYMCSVNVVDETVRSDENVGIINLTVLVPPAAPTCQLHGNAVLGANVTLSCSSKKGKPSPVYQWQREPPTLQVFFPPAQDRTKGTLKLTNLSLEMSGVYVCRAENQAGSKNCSIVLEVHSTSTKAVIAGAVLGSLGALATIIFFAQKVVGYRRKKRDSQEEGANEIKEDAVAPKTPSWARRPASDTMSKTSTLSSIAGTRQTYGARAPSDTASILTTTGSYRGPPPRGGGRPPNLSPPAVNGTPRRRQDPAAAPVGSLPPSSLARAGAVPVMVPAQSRAGSLV from the exons ATGGTAACGGGGGAGCGCCCGGAGGGACTCTGGATAAACGGGATGAACCGCGCAGGACAAGGGAGAGATTTTGGGAGGGCTTCGG GTGTTTccttggctgggctggaggtgcACGTGGGGACGAGGTTGGTGTTCTCCGTGGAGGGGCAGCAGGCGGTGCTGCCAGCCTGGTACGACAGCCACTCCCGGAACGAGCCCTACGTCACCTGGTTTCTGAACAAGAATGCTGCTTCCTTCCAG atCCTGGCATACCTGAGCAAGGTGGTGAAGGTGGCAGAGACGGATCTGAAGCCCCGCATGGGGTTCGTGTACCCTATGCCCAATCACAACATCTCGATATTCATCAACGCCACCCGGGAGCAAGACTCGGGTCAGTACATGTGCTCTGTCAACGTGGTGGATGAGACCGTCAGGTCGGACGAGAACGTTGGCATCATCAACCTCACCGTCCTGG TGCCACCGGCCGCCCCCACCTGCCAACTGCACGGCAACGCCGTCCTGGGGGCCAACGtcaccctgagctgctcctccaagAAGGGGAAGCCCTCGCCCGTGTACCAGTGGCAGCGCGAGCCGCCCACCCTGCAGGTCTTctttcctcctgcccagg ACCGCACCAAAGGCACCCTCAAGCTGACCAACCTCTCCCTAGAAATGTCAGGGGTCTACGTCTGCAGGGCTGAAAACCAAGCAGGCTCTAAGAACTGCAGCATTGTCCTGGAGGTACACTCAA CAAGCACCAAAGCAGTCATTGCCGGCGCCGTGCTGGGCTCCCTGGGTGCCCTTGCCACCATCATCTTCTTTGCCCAGAAGGTTGTCGGCTACAGGAGGAAAAAACGTGACAGCCAGGAGGAGGGAGCCAATGAGATCAA GGAAGATGCCGTGGCGCCCAAAACCCCATCATGGGCAAGGAGGCCAGCTTCAGACACCATGTCCAAAACCAGCACCCTATCCTCCATCGCGGGCACCCGGCAAACCTACGGAGCCAGAGCCCCCTCCGACACCGCCTCCATCCTCACCACCACCGGCAGCTACCGGGGACCCCCGCCCCGGGGAGGGGGGCGGCCCCCCAACCTCTCACCCCCTGCCGTTAACGGGACCCCCCGGCGCCGCCAGGATCCAGCCGCCGCTCCCGTGGGGTCGTTGcccccctccagcctggcacgAGCAGGTGCCGTTCCTGTCATGGTGCCAGCGCAGAGCCGAGCTGGCTCCTTGGTGTGA